In the genome of Phlebotomus papatasi isolate M1 chromosome 2, Ppap_2.1, whole genome shotgun sequence, one region contains:
- the LOC129800302 gene encoding uncharacterized protein LOC129800302 isoform X1, producing the protein MDKMAEDYQIPRLMVFRPTWEEFKDFGKYVEYMESQGAHKAGLAKVVPPVEWIPRKSGYDIDKLDITIPAPICQIVAGKQGLYQQINIQKRPITIKQFSELAKTDRYATPNHFDFEDLERKYWKNIKYVAPIYGADVNGTLTDPEVKEWNINTLGTILDYVNDDYGIQIDGVNTAYLYFGMWKTTFAWHTEDMDLYSINYLHFGAPKTWYAVPPEMGRRLEKVANTYFEASYNNCNAYLRHKTTLISPQILKKHNIPYNKITQEAGEIMITFPFGYHSGFNHGFNCAESTNFALPRWVEYGKRASQCTCSSDMVKISMDTFVKRFQPEKYENWLLGQDIGPHPEDPPHILSPANPPTDQDLLINRNNPVVQEVLSKMNRQCNPTMGHTKKSFKERNPDLDMDDIERNPHIPDDVRAVLSGALTLENADEERYEPEEPTEEMATDHVDDMNMEKKLSDLLYDSGIGPKDGKRLMTTNWTFADEEFKKTKSRKKRKKSEDLSDDDYDWGEMEEMRKMRSRRGRGSNPPRPRGRKPKKDTTATTEGGGEEKNGENGEKPKKPRPPKKIKVTELDLLNVNKPEITGKRERKPTAQVMANLESEKILAQILEPMKKFQGKIPKTATPKIPQHLKTPSGTQQQQQQQPPPPPPQQQQQPQQQQQASAPKPAGESKGAGKKEIKMMATSSNGENGGVVGGGGGGEGVRTNPDTATMPVPKKPKAPRKPRKPKAQQSPSMSMTPKVSAKSVARPALEMGKVNNKIVDNSPGIRSLTETPFGSYGKPPVAGTASLTPAPKVEKFDYMPPMSNHHQHQGMNQMMNSMANNPLMSTMGNPMMNPMINSVMNSMVNSMMNNAQAMNPQAMSNIMKQSITNPNSLPNPMIKAGVNPLPAVNKAPPQTQMVRPPAAAAAAAAAVAAAAAATAPVRPPQQPVVVKQEPKVAPVVVKQEPQPTTTTPPTPKPAPPPVRNMNSSMSYLSAFSEFLESRKTNNSTTPAKAYTTGISKTPAAPQKAIKEDVKEKTPPETVAVLKSEPQQIQVKQEIPQNRAPEMSVEMIVKQSSESLNVNSKAVKVPAAAGSTTNRRRKTQQKPRQIIKNLEYQFGQEDGYTPNLMVSNLANNRVAAGTGAGAGGAANGQNQQQNQQQATLQQNFDLTYQTYQQLSEFQEQQPNTMTMLGSSIIASQQALQSSLGLNYTNPAALSALYSTFPTPTNRMGLLTDDN; encoded by the exons ATGGACAAAATGGCAGAAGATTACCAGATTCCACGTCTGATGGTCTTCCGTCCAACATGGGAAGAGTTCAAGGACTTTGGCAAGTACGTTGAGTACATGGAGTCTCAGGGGGCGCACAAAGCGGGTTTGGCAAAG GTTGTGCCACCAGTAGAATGGATTCCACGTAAATCTGGATACGATATTGATAAGTTGGACATAACAATTCCAGCACCAATATGTCAAATTGTAGCTGGAAAGCAAGGTCTCTATCAGCAGATAAACATACAAAAACGTCCGATAACAATAAAACAATTCAGTGAATTGGCAAAAACTGATCGGTATGCAACACCAaatcattttgattttgaagATTTGGAACGAAAgtattggaaaaatattaagtatgtTGCCCCAATTTATGGGGCAGATGTCAATGGTACCCTTACGGATCCTGAAGTCAAGGAATGGAATATTAATACACTTGGTACCATTTTGGATTATGTCAATGATGATTATGGTATACAGATTGATGGCGTTAATACGGCATATTTGTATTTTGGAATGTGGAAAACAACATTTGCATGGCATACAGAAGATATGGATCTATATTCCATTAATTATTTGCATTTTGGTGCACCAAAAACGTGGTATGCTGTACCACCGGAGATGGGGAGGCGACTTGAAAAGGTCGCCAATACATACTTTGAAGCCAGTTACAACAATTGTAATGCTTATTTGAGACACAAAACAACACTCATTAGTCCACAAATATTGAAGAAGCACAACATTCCTTATAATAAG ataacaCAGGAAGCTGGGGAAATCATGATAACATTTCCTTTTGGCTACCATTCGGGCTTTAATCATGGCTTCAATTGTGCTGAATCAACAAACTTTGCCTTGCCACGTTGGGTTGAGTATGGAAAAAGGGCTAGTCAGTGTACCTGTAGTTCGGACATGGTAAAAATCTCTATGGATACCTTTGTGAAGCGTTTCCAgccagaaaaatatgaaaattggcTTTTGGGTCAAGATATTGGACCCCATCCTGAAGATCCTCCACACATTCTTTCACCTGCAAATCCACCCACCGATCAGGATTTGCTCATTAATAGGAACAATCCTGTAGTCCAGGAAGTTCTCAGTAAAATGAATAGACAGTGTAATCCAACTATGGGGCACACAAAGAAGTCTTTCAAGGAGAGAAATCCTGATCTCGATATGGATGACATTGAGCGCAATCCACATATTCCTGATGATGTTAGGGCAGTGCTGAGTGGAGCATTGACCCTTGAAAATGCCGATGAAGAGAGATATGAGCCTGAAGAACCAACAGAGGAAATGGCTACTGACCATGTAGATGATATGAATATGGAGAAGAAACTTTCGGATTTACTTTATGATTCAG GAATAGGTCCTAAAGATGGCAAAAGACTTATGACGACCAACTGGACTTTTGCAGATGAAGAGTTCAAGAAGACCAAAAGCCGAAAGAAGAGAAAGAAGTCTGAGGATTTGAGTGATGATGACTACGATTGGGGTGAAATGGAGGAGATGCGTAAGATGCGAAGTCGCCGTGGTCGGGGATCCAATCCACCTCGACCACGTGGTAGGAAGCCCAAGAAGGATACGACGGCGACGACTGAGGGTGGTGGTGAGGAGAAGAATggtgaaaatggtgaaaaacCAAAGAAACCAAGGCCACCTAAGAAAATCAAAGTAACAg aattggACTTGCTGAATGTCAACAAGCCAGAAATTACAGGGAAACGCGAGAGGAAGCCAACGGCTCAGGTGATGGCAAATCTTGAATCTGAGAAGATTTTGGCTCAGATTCTGGAGCCAATGAAGAAATTCCAGGGGAAAATACCAAAAACTGCAACACCCAAAATACCCCAACATCTCAAAACGCCATCTGGAactcaacaacaacaacaacaacagccgccgccgccgccgccgcagcagcagcagcagccgcagcagcagcagcaggcTTCAGCCCCAAAGCCGGCTGGGGAGTCAAAGGGGGCAGGAAAGAAGGAGATCAAAATGATGGCGACATCATCGAATGGGGAGAATGGTGGAGTTGTAGGAGGAGGAGGCGGAGGAGAGGGTGTGCGCACAAATCCAGACACGGCGACGATGCCAGTGCCGAAGAAGCCGAAGGCCCCACGAAAGCCACGAAAACCAAAAGCTCAGCAGTCACCATCCATGTCGATGACCCCAAAAGTGAGTGCCAAGAGTGTCGCGAGGCCAGCACTTGAGATGGGAAAAGTCAATAACAAGATTGTGGACAATTCACCGGGCATCAGGAGTCTAACAGAAACACCATTTGGATCCTATGGAAAGCCTCCTGTTGCAG GAACAGCTTCATTGACGCCTGCGCCAAAAGTCGAAAAATTCGACTACATGCCTCCGATGTCCAATCATCATCAGCATCAAGGCATGAATCAGATGATGAATTCCATGGCCAATAATCCGTTGATGAGTACAATGGGCAATCCAATGATGAATCCCATGATAAACAGCGTCATGAATTCCATGGTTAATTCCATGATGAACAATGCCCAAGCAATGAATCCCCAGGCCATGAGCAACATCATGAAGCAATCTATTACAAATCCAAATTCTCTACCGAATCCCATGATTAAAGCCGGCGTTAATCCTCTGCCGGCTGTCAATAAGGCTCCTCCTCAGACTCAAATGGTGAGACCACCAGCAGCTGCAgcagctgctgctgctgctgttgctgctgcGGCTGCTGCTACGGCTCCAGTGAGACCACCACAGCAGCCTGTGGTCGTGAAGCAGGAGCCAAAAGTAGCACCCGTTGTGGTGAAGCAAGAGCCACAGCCAACTACGACGACACCTCCGACTCCGAAGCCAGCTCCTCCTCCCGTGAGGAATATGAATTCCTCCATGTCGTACTTGAGTGCTTTTAGTGAGTTCTTGGAGTCGCGCAAAACAAATAATTCCACCACTCCTGCTAAAGCTTACACTACAGGAATTTCCAAGACACCAGCGGCACCTCAGAAGGCAATCAAGGAGGACGTTAAGGAGAAGACACCACCGGAAACTGTTGCAGTGCTCAAGAGTGAACCACAGCAAATTCAG GTGAAGCAGGAGATTCCACAGAATCGAGCGCCAGAAATGTCAGTGGAAATGATTGTGAAACAGTCTTCAGAGAGTCTCAATGTCAATTCCAAGGCTGTTAAAGTTCCAGCTGCAGCTGGAAGCACGACAAATCGTCGTCGGAAGACACAACAGAAGCCACGTCAGATAATTAAGAATCTTGAGTATCAATTTGGCCAGGAGGATGGGTATACGCCCAATCTCATGGTGTCCAATTTAGCGAATAATCGTGTTGCTGCAGGAACAGGAGCAGGAGCAGGAGGAGCAGCCAATGGGCAGAATCAGCAACAAAATCAGCAACAAGCGACGTTGCAGCAGAATTTCGATCTCACGTACCAGACTTACCAGCAATTGAGTGAGTTCCAGGAGCAACAGCCCAATACGATGACAATGTTGGGCAGTAGTATTATTGCATCGCAGCAGGCTTTGCAATCGTCTCTTGGGCTCAATTATACCAATCCTGCCGCTCTCAGTGCACTGTACTCCACCTTTCCCACGCCCACAAACCGAATGGGGCTCCTGACGGATGATAATTAG
- the LOC129800302 gene encoding probable lysine-specific demethylase 4B isoform X4, which produces MDKMAEDYQIPRLMVFRPTWEEFKDFGKYVEYMESQGAHKAGLAKVVPPVEWIPRKSGYDIDKLDITIPAPICQIVAGKQGLYQQINIQKRPITIKQFSELAKTDRYATPNHFDFEDLERKYWKNIKYVAPIYGADVNGTLTDPEVKEWNINTLGTILDYVNDDYGIQIDGVNTAYLYFGMWKTTFAWHTEDMDLYSINYLHFGAPKTWYAVPPEMGRRLEKVANTYFEASYNNCNAYLRHKTTLISPQILKKHNIPYNKITQEAGEIMITFPFGYHSGFNHGFNCAESTNFALPRWVEYGKRASQCTCSSDMVKISMDTFVKRFQPEKYENWLLGQDIGPHPEDPPHILSPANPPTDQDLLINRNNPVVQEVLSKMNRQCNPTMGHTKKSFKERNPDLDMDDIERNPHIPDDVRAVLSGALTLENADEERYEPEEPTEEMATDHVDDMNMEKKLSDLLYDSDEEFKKTKSRKKRKKSEDLSDDDYDWGEMEEMRKMRSRRGRGSNPPRPRGRKPKKDTTATTEGGGEEKNGENGEKPKKPRPPKKIKVTELDLLNVNKPEITGKRERKPTAQVMANLESEKILAQILEPMKKFQGKIPKTATPKIPQHLKTPSGTQQQQQQQPPPPPPQQQQQPQQQQQASAPKPAGESKGAGKKEIKMMATSSNGENGGVVGGGGGGEGVRTNPDTATMPVPKKPKAPRKPRKPKAQQSPSMSMTPKVSAKSVARPALEMGKVNNKIVDNSPGIRSLTETPFGSYGKPPVAGTASLTPAPKVEKFDYMPPMSNHHQHQGMNQMMNSMANNPLMSTMGNPMMNPMINSVMNSMVNSMMNNAQAMNPQAMSNIMKQSITNPNSLPNPMIKAGVNPLPAVNKAPPQTQMVRPPAAAAAAAAAVAAAAAATAPVRPPQQPVVVKQEPKVAPVVVKQEPQPTTTTPPTPKPAPPPVRNMNSSMSYLSAFSEFLESRKTNNSTTPAKAYTTGISKTPAAPQKAIKEDVKEKTPPETVAVLKSEPQQIQVYRICPVQNVGEAGDSTESSARNVSGNDCETVFRESQCQFQGC; this is translated from the exons ATGGACAAAATGGCAGAAGATTACCAGATTCCACGTCTGATGGTCTTCCGTCCAACATGGGAAGAGTTCAAGGACTTTGGCAAGTACGTTGAGTACATGGAGTCTCAGGGGGCGCACAAAGCGGGTTTGGCAAAG GTTGTGCCACCAGTAGAATGGATTCCACGTAAATCTGGATACGATATTGATAAGTTGGACATAACAATTCCAGCACCAATATGTCAAATTGTAGCTGGAAAGCAAGGTCTCTATCAGCAGATAAACATACAAAAACGTCCGATAACAATAAAACAATTCAGTGAATTGGCAAAAACTGATCGGTATGCAACACCAaatcattttgattttgaagATTTGGAACGAAAgtattggaaaaatattaagtatgtTGCCCCAATTTATGGGGCAGATGTCAATGGTACCCTTACGGATCCTGAAGTCAAGGAATGGAATATTAATACACTTGGTACCATTTTGGATTATGTCAATGATGATTATGGTATACAGATTGATGGCGTTAATACGGCATATTTGTATTTTGGAATGTGGAAAACAACATTTGCATGGCATACAGAAGATATGGATCTATATTCCATTAATTATTTGCATTTTGGTGCACCAAAAACGTGGTATGCTGTACCACCGGAGATGGGGAGGCGACTTGAAAAGGTCGCCAATACATACTTTGAAGCCAGTTACAACAATTGTAATGCTTATTTGAGACACAAAACAACACTCATTAGTCCACAAATATTGAAGAAGCACAACATTCCTTATAATAAG ataacaCAGGAAGCTGGGGAAATCATGATAACATTTCCTTTTGGCTACCATTCGGGCTTTAATCATGGCTTCAATTGTGCTGAATCAACAAACTTTGCCTTGCCACGTTGGGTTGAGTATGGAAAAAGGGCTAGTCAGTGTACCTGTAGTTCGGACATGGTAAAAATCTCTATGGATACCTTTGTGAAGCGTTTCCAgccagaaaaatatgaaaattggcTTTTGGGTCAAGATATTGGACCCCATCCTGAAGATCCTCCACACATTCTTTCACCTGCAAATCCACCCACCGATCAGGATTTGCTCATTAATAGGAACAATCCTGTAGTCCAGGAAGTTCTCAGTAAAATGAATAGACAGTGTAATCCAACTATGGGGCACACAAAGAAGTCTTTCAAGGAGAGAAATCCTGATCTCGATATGGATGACATTGAGCGCAATCCACATATTCCTGATGATGTTAGGGCAGTGCTGAGTGGAGCATTGACCCTTGAAAATGCCGATGAAGAGAGATATGAGCCTGAAGAACCAACAGAGGAAATGGCTACTGACCATGTAGATGATATGAATATGGAGAAGAAACTTTCGGATTTACTTTATGATTCAG ATGAAGAGTTCAAGAAGACCAAAAGCCGAAAGAAGAGAAAGAAGTCTGAGGATTTGAGTGATGATGACTACGATTGGGGTGAAATGGAGGAGATGCGTAAGATGCGAAGTCGCCGTGGTCGGGGATCCAATCCACCTCGACCACGTGGTAGGAAGCCCAAGAAGGATACGACGGCGACGACTGAGGGTGGTGGTGAGGAGAAGAATggtgaaaatggtgaaaaacCAAAGAAACCAAGGCCACCTAAGAAAATCAAAGTAACAg aattggACTTGCTGAATGTCAACAAGCCAGAAATTACAGGGAAACGCGAGAGGAAGCCAACGGCTCAGGTGATGGCAAATCTTGAATCTGAGAAGATTTTGGCTCAGATTCTGGAGCCAATGAAGAAATTCCAGGGGAAAATACCAAAAACTGCAACACCCAAAATACCCCAACATCTCAAAACGCCATCTGGAactcaacaacaacaacaacaacagccgccgccgccgccgccgcagcagcagcagcagccgcagcagcagcagcaggcTTCAGCCCCAAAGCCGGCTGGGGAGTCAAAGGGGGCAGGAAAGAAGGAGATCAAAATGATGGCGACATCATCGAATGGGGAGAATGGTGGAGTTGTAGGAGGAGGAGGCGGAGGAGAGGGTGTGCGCACAAATCCAGACACGGCGACGATGCCAGTGCCGAAGAAGCCGAAGGCCCCACGAAAGCCACGAAAACCAAAAGCTCAGCAGTCACCATCCATGTCGATGACCCCAAAAGTGAGTGCCAAGAGTGTCGCGAGGCCAGCACTTGAGATGGGAAAAGTCAATAACAAGATTGTGGACAATTCACCGGGCATCAGGAGTCTAACAGAAACACCATTTGGATCCTATGGAAAGCCTCCTGTTGCAG GAACAGCTTCATTGACGCCTGCGCCAAAAGTCGAAAAATTCGACTACATGCCTCCGATGTCCAATCATCATCAGCATCAAGGCATGAATCAGATGATGAATTCCATGGCCAATAATCCGTTGATGAGTACAATGGGCAATCCAATGATGAATCCCATGATAAACAGCGTCATGAATTCCATGGTTAATTCCATGATGAACAATGCCCAAGCAATGAATCCCCAGGCCATGAGCAACATCATGAAGCAATCTATTACAAATCCAAATTCTCTACCGAATCCCATGATTAAAGCCGGCGTTAATCCTCTGCCGGCTGTCAATAAGGCTCCTCCTCAGACTCAAATGGTGAGACCACCAGCAGCTGCAgcagctgctgctgctgctgttgctgctgcGGCTGCTGCTACGGCTCCAGTGAGACCACCACAGCAGCCTGTGGTCGTGAAGCAGGAGCCAAAAGTAGCACCCGTTGTGGTGAAGCAAGAGCCACAGCCAACTACGACGACACCTCCGACTCCGAAGCCAGCTCCTCCTCCCGTGAGGAATATGAATTCCTCCATGTCGTACTTGAGTGCTTTTAGTGAGTTCTTGGAGTCGCGCAAAACAAATAATTCCACCACTCCTGCTAAAGCTTACACTACAGGAATTTCCAAGACACCAGCGGCACCTCAGAAGGCAATCAAGGAGGACGTTAAGGAGAAGACACCACCGGAAACTGTTGCAGTGCTCAAGAGTGAACCACAGCAAATTCAG GTGTATCGCATTTGTCCTGTCCAAAATGTAGGTGAAGCAGGAGATTCCACAGAATCGAGCGCCAGAAATGTCAGTGGAAATGATTGTGAAACAGTCTTCAGAGAGTCTCAATGTCAATTCCAAGGCTGTTAA
- the LOC129800302 gene encoding probable lysine-specific demethylase 4B isoform X3, translated as MDKMAEDYQIPRLMVFRPTWEEFKDFGKYVEYMESQGAHKAGLAKVVPPVEWIPRKSGYDIDKLDITIPAPICQIVAGKQGLYQQINIQKRPITIKQFSELAKTDRYATPNHFDFEDLERKYWKNIKYVAPIYGADVNGTLTDPEVKEWNINTLGTILDYVNDDYGIQIDGVNTAYLYFGMWKTTFAWHTEDMDLYSINYLHFGAPKTWYAVPPEMGRRLEKVANTYFEASYNNCNAYLRHKTTLISPQILKKHNIPYNKITQEAGEIMITFPFGYHSGFNHGFNCAESTNFALPRWVEYGKRASQCTCSSDMVKISMDTFVKRFQPEKYENWLLGQDIGPHPEDPPHILSPANPPTDQDLLINRNNPVVQEVLSKMNRQCNPTMGHTKKSFKERNPDLDMDDIERNPHIPDDVRAVLSGALTLENADEERYEPEEPTEEMATDHVDDMNMEKKLSDLLYDSGIGPKDGKRLMTTNWTFADEEFKKTKSRKKRKKSEDLSDDDYDWGEMEEMRKMRSRRGRGSNPPRPRGRKPKKDTTATTEGGGEEKNGENGEKPKKPRPPKKIKVTELDLLNVNKPEITGKRERKPTAQVMANLESEKILAQILEPMKKFQGKIPKTATPKIPQHLKTPSGTQQQQQQQPPPPPPQQQQQPQQQQQASAPKPAGESKGAGKKEIKMMATSSNGENGGVVGGGGGGEGVRTNPDTATMPVPKKPKAPRKPRKPKAQQSPSMSMTPKVSAKSVARPALEMGKVNNKIVDNSPGIRSLTETPFGSYGKPPVAGTASLTPAPKVEKFDYMPPMSNHHQHQGMNQMMNSMANNPLMSTMGNPMMNPMINSVMNSMVNSMMNNAQAMNPQAMSNIMKQSITNPNSLPNPMIKAGVNPLPAVNKAPPQTQMVRPPAAAAAAAAAVAAAAAATAPVRPPQQPVVVKQEPKVAPVVVKQEPQPTTTTPPTPKPAPPPVRNMNSSMSYLSAFSEFLESRKTNNSTTPAKAYTTGISKTPAAPQKAIKEDVKEKTPPETVAVLKSEPQQIQVYRICPVQNVGEAGDSTESSARNVSGNDCETVFRESQCQFQGC; from the exons ATGGACAAAATGGCAGAAGATTACCAGATTCCACGTCTGATGGTCTTCCGTCCAACATGGGAAGAGTTCAAGGACTTTGGCAAGTACGTTGAGTACATGGAGTCTCAGGGGGCGCACAAAGCGGGTTTGGCAAAG GTTGTGCCACCAGTAGAATGGATTCCACGTAAATCTGGATACGATATTGATAAGTTGGACATAACAATTCCAGCACCAATATGTCAAATTGTAGCTGGAAAGCAAGGTCTCTATCAGCAGATAAACATACAAAAACGTCCGATAACAATAAAACAATTCAGTGAATTGGCAAAAACTGATCGGTATGCAACACCAaatcattttgattttgaagATTTGGAACGAAAgtattggaaaaatattaagtatgtTGCCCCAATTTATGGGGCAGATGTCAATGGTACCCTTACGGATCCTGAAGTCAAGGAATGGAATATTAATACACTTGGTACCATTTTGGATTATGTCAATGATGATTATGGTATACAGATTGATGGCGTTAATACGGCATATTTGTATTTTGGAATGTGGAAAACAACATTTGCATGGCATACAGAAGATATGGATCTATATTCCATTAATTATTTGCATTTTGGTGCACCAAAAACGTGGTATGCTGTACCACCGGAGATGGGGAGGCGACTTGAAAAGGTCGCCAATACATACTTTGAAGCCAGTTACAACAATTGTAATGCTTATTTGAGACACAAAACAACACTCATTAGTCCACAAATATTGAAGAAGCACAACATTCCTTATAATAAG ataacaCAGGAAGCTGGGGAAATCATGATAACATTTCCTTTTGGCTACCATTCGGGCTTTAATCATGGCTTCAATTGTGCTGAATCAACAAACTTTGCCTTGCCACGTTGGGTTGAGTATGGAAAAAGGGCTAGTCAGTGTACCTGTAGTTCGGACATGGTAAAAATCTCTATGGATACCTTTGTGAAGCGTTTCCAgccagaaaaatatgaaaattggcTTTTGGGTCAAGATATTGGACCCCATCCTGAAGATCCTCCACACATTCTTTCACCTGCAAATCCACCCACCGATCAGGATTTGCTCATTAATAGGAACAATCCTGTAGTCCAGGAAGTTCTCAGTAAAATGAATAGACAGTGTAATCCAACTATGGGGCACACAAAGAAGTCTTTCAAGGAGAGAAATCCTGATCTCGATATGGATGACATTGAGCGCAATCCACATATTCCTGATGATGTTAGGGCAGTGCTGAGTGGAGCATTGACCCTTGAAAATGCCGATGAAGAGAGATATGAGCCTGAAGAACCAACAGAGGAAATGGCTACTGACCATGTAGATGATATGAATATGGAGAAGAAACTTTCGGATTTACTTTATGATTCAG GAATAGGTCCTAAAGATGGCAAAAGACTTATGACGACCAACTGGACTTTTGCAGATGAAGAGTTCAAGAAGACCAAAAGCCGAAAGAAGAGAAAGAAGTCTGAGGATTTGAGTGATGATGACTACGATTGGGGTGAAATGGAGGAGATGCGTAAGATGCGAAGTCGCCGTGGTCGGGGATCCAATCCACCTCGACCACGTGGTAGGAAGCCCAAGAAGGATACGACGGCGACGACTGAGGGTGGTGGTGAGGAGAAGAATggtgaaaatggtgaaaaacCAAAGAAACCAAGGCCACCTAAGAAAATCAAAGTAACAg aattggACTTGCTGAATGTCAACAAGCCAGAAATTACAGGGAAACGCGAGAGGAAGCCAACGGCTCAGGTGATGGCAAATCTTGAATCTGAGAAGATTTTGGCTCAGATTCTGGAGCCAATGAAGAAATTCCAGGGGAAAATACCAAAAACTGCAACACCCAAAATACCCCAACATCTCAAAACGCCATCTGGAactcaacaacaacaacaacaacagccgccgccgccgccgccgcagcagcagcagcagccgcagcagcagcagcaggcTTCAGCCCCAAAGCCGGCTGGGGAGTCAAAGGGGGCAGGAAAGAAGGAGATCAAAATGATGGCGACATCATCGAATGGGGAGAATGGTGGAGTTGTAGGAGGAGGAGGCGGAGGAGAGGGTGTGCGCACAAATCCAGACACGGCGACGATGCCAGTGCCGAAGAAGCCGAAGGCCCCACGAAAGCCACGAAAACCAAAAGCTCAGCAGTCACCATCCATGTCGATGACCCCAAAAGTGAGTGCCAAGAGTGTCGCGAGGCCAGCACTTGAGATGGGAAAAGTCAATAACAAGATTGTGGACAATTCACCGGGCATCAGGAGTCTAACAGAAACACCATTTGGATCCTATGGAAAGCCTCCTGTTGCAG GAACAGCTTCATTGACGCCTGCGCCAAAAGTCGAAAAATTCGACTACATGCCTCCGATGTCCAATCATCATCAGCATCAAGGCATGAATCAGATGATGAATTCCATGGCCAATAATCCGTTGATGAGTACAATGGGCAATCCAATGATGAATCCCATGATAAACAGCGTCATGAATTCCATGGTTAATTCCATGATGAACAATGCCCAAGCAATGAATCCCCAGGCCATGAGCAACATCATGAAGCAATCTATTACAAATCCAAATTCTCTACCGAATCCCATGATTAAAGCCGGCGTTAATCCTCTGCCGGCTGTCAATAAGGCTCCTCCTCAGACTCAAATGGTGAGACCACCAGCAGCTGCAgcagctgctgctgctgctgttgctgctgcGGCTGCTGCTACGGCTCCAGTGAGACCACCACAGCAGCCTGTGGTCGTGAAGCAGGAGCCAAAAGTAGCACCCGTTGTGGTGAAGCAAGAGCCACAGCCAACTACGACGACACCTCCGACTCCGAAGCCAGCTCCTCCTCCCGTGAGGAATATGAATTCCTCCATGTCGTACTTGAGTGCTTTTAGTGAGTTCTTGGAGTCGCGCAAAACAAATAATTCCACCACTCCTGCTAAAGCTTACACTACAGGAATTTCCAAGACACCAGCGGCACCTCAGAAGGCAATCAAGGAGGACGTTAAGGAGAAGACACCACCGGAAACTGTTGCAGTGCTCAAGAGTGAACCACAGCAAATTCAG GTGTATCGCATTTGTCCTGTCCAAAATGTAGGTGAAGCAGGAGATTCCACAGAATCGAGCGCCAGAAATGTCAGTGGAAATGATTGTGAAACAGTCTTCAGAGAGTCTCAATGTCAATTCCAAGGCTGTTAA